The following proteins are encoded in a genomic region of Ananas comosus cultivar F153 unplaced genomic scaffold, ASM154086v1, whole genome shotgun sequence:
- the LOC109705045 gene encoding uncharacterized protein LOC109705045 yields MHLQDPSTKSKACDVEPSRSSENPPLDVSTKVARGKLPITVSSMIESQVGGSGSIEDDVSSDDELVPTLSPPQNPFTDAADIGVSSFKEACSTHHEDEGAKEDDNIVEKGKDEVMPGLPLLGKRERVVDVPATEAHKRARLETDSKSTDFPVESKLDDDPADALSPYGDEVDYEPTPSPPEALDMGVPLDEDVDIYVGSDTGGSQSEVPIGVRSFLIDRIKDIMKTVNR; encoded by the exons ATGCACTTGCAAGATCCTTCAACGAAGTCAAAG GCATGCGATGTGGAACCGTCAAGAAGCTCAGAAAATCCACCCTTGGATGTTTCAACTAAAGTGGCTCGTGGAAAACTTCCCATTACTGTGTCTTCAATGATAG aATCACAAGTCGGCGGGAGTGGATCTATTGAGGAT gacgtGTCTTCAGATGATGAATTGGTTCCAACACTTTCGCCACCACag AATCCGTTCACAGATGCTGCTGATATTGGAGTGTCATCTTTCAAGGAAGCTTGCTCGACTCATCATGAG GATGAGGGTGCTAAAGAAGACGACAATATAGTAGAGAAGGGCAAAGATGAAGTTATGCCAGGTTTGCCTTTACTTGGTAAAAGGGAACGAGTCGTTGATGTTCCGGCTACTGAGGCGCATAAGAGAGCTCGTTTGGAGACTGATTCGAAGTCAACTG ATTTCCCGGTAGAGTCGAAATTAGATGATGATCCGGCAGACGCTCTATCACCTTATGGTGACGAAGTGGATTACGAGCCTACCCCTTCACCACCTGAAGCTCTTGATATG gGCGTACCACTTGACGAGGACGTCGACATTTATGTGGGTAGCGATACAGGAGGTTCTCAAAGTGAGGTACCTATTGGGGTCAGATCATTTTTGATTGACCGCATAAAGGATATTATGAAGACAGTCAACCGTTGA